Proteins from one Enoplosus armatus isolate fEnoArm2 chromosome 4, fEnoArm2.hap1, whole genome shotgun sequence genomic window:
- the opn4xb gene encoding opsin 4xb — protein MWSTKSMEPEKTHTQSSFFSKVDVPDHAHYIVALFVFVIGTLGITGNALVMFAFYSNKKLRNLPNYFIMNLAVSDFLMAFTQSPIFFINCLYKEWVFGEMGCKLYAFCGALFGITSMINLLAISIDRYLVITKPLQAIHWSSKRRTTLAILMVWLYSLAWSLAPLVGWSSYIPEGLMTSCTWDYVTYTLANRSYTMMLCCFVFFIPLGIIFYCYLFMFLAIRKTSREVERLGTQVRKSTLIQQKSIRSEWKLAKIAFVVIVVYVLSWSPYACVTMISWSGHANILSPYSKAVPAIIAKASTIYNPFIYAIIHNKYRMTLAEKFPCLSFLSPAPRKDCTSSISESSFRDSIISRQSTASRTHFLTGMVFRDVEMDNLGRKSDDSFRSKSSYRGRGRSYKKQLEQKTTKTHAADKHPSTMSDSSSTCEHELVASSLTIATLPLLVLTRRRSQSLTNEISDAGEEKGSISNRLSSRKSDSFDSLNFGKTPPTDPRLPQGVPRIIVISPTSESSLINHDSICLEDSVEAMDNIFVSLNFSSEVLEAVELLS, from the exons ATGTGGTCCACTAAGAGCATGgagccagagaaaacacacacccagagcAGCTTCTTCAGCAAGGTGGATGTGCCTGACCATGCTCACTACATTGTTGCCCTGTTCGTCTTTGTCATCGGGACACTGGGCATCACTGGCAACGCGCTGGTTATGTTCGCCTTCTATAG taacAAGAAGCTTCGTAACCTGCCTAACTACTTCATCATGAACCTGGCGGTCAGTGACTTCCTCATGGCTTTCACGCAGTCCCCCATCTTCTTCATCAACTGTCTCTACAAGGAATGGGTGTTTGGAGAGATGG GCTGTAAGTTGTACGCATTCTGTGGCGCCTTGTTTGGCATCACCTCCATGATAAACCTCCTGGCCATCTCTATCGACCGCTACCTGGTTATCACCAAGCCTCTGCAGGCCATTCACTGGAGCTCCAAGCGGAGAACCACTCTGGCCATCCTCATGGTCTGGCTCTACTCTTTGGCTTGGAGTCTGGCTCCTCTCGTTGGCTGGA GCTCCTATATCCCTGAGGGCCTGATGACATCTTGTACATGGGATTATGTCACATACACATTGGCCAATAGGAGCTACACGATGATGCTGTGCTGTTTCGTTTTCTTCATTCCACTAGGAATCATCTTTTACTGCTATCTCTTTATGTTTCTGGCTATACGGAAGACTAGCAG GGAAGTGGAACGTCTGGGGACTCAGGTGAGGAAATCCACCCTGATCCAGCAGAAGTCCATCAGGAGCGAGTGGAAGTTGGCAAAGATCGCCTTTGTTGTCATTGTGGTTTACGTCCTCTCCTGGTCACCATACGCCTGTGTCACAATGATTTCCTGGTCTGG GCATGCCAACATCCTGTCGCCATACTCCAAGGCTGTCCCTGCAATCATAGCAAAAGCCTCCACCATCTACAACCCTTTCATCTATGCTATCATACACAACAAATACAG GATGACTCTGGCAGAGAAATTTCCCTGCCTGTCGTTTCTGTCTCCCGCTCCTCGAAAGGACTGCACCTCCTCCATCAGCGAGTCCTCTTTCAGGGACTCCATCATCAGCAGACAGTCCACAGCATCAAGGACTCACTTTCTTACTGGCATG GTATTCAGGGATGTAGAGATGGATAATTTGGGAAGGAAGTCAGATGATTCCTTCAGGAGCAAGTCGTCgtacagaggcagaggcaggtCCTATAAGAAACAATTAGAGCAGAAGACCACCAAGACCCACGCAGCAGACAAG CATCCATCCACCATGAGCGACTCATCGAGCACCTGTGAGCATGAACTGGTTGCCAGCTCTCTCACCATCGCCACTCTCCCCCTACTAGTTCTTACCAGGAGGCGCAGCCAGAGTCTAACCAATGAGATTTCAgatgcaggagaggagaaaggcagCATCAGCAATAGGCTGAGCAGCCGCAAGAGCGACTCTTTTGATTCCCTGAATTTTGGAAAAACCCCACCCACTGATCCCAGGTTGCCTCAGGGCGTTCCACGCATAATCGTCATCAGTCCCACATCTGAGAGCAGCCTCATCAACCATGACAGCATCTGCTTGGAAGACAGTGTTGAGGCAATGGACAATATTTTTGTGAGCCTGAACTTCTCATCAGAAGTCTTGGAGGCAGTGGAGCTGCTCTCTTGA